Genomic segment of Myxococcus stipitatus:
ACTGCGACTGACCCAGCGGGGCATCCACCGGAATCTTCGCCAGGTTGAGCCGGTAGACGGCGTTGGCCAGCGCGACGAGCACGGAGTCCGCGCTGCCGTCGGTGGGCGCCGCCTTCAGCCCGCGAGGCGTCTGGATGGGCCGGGCCGCGTCGAAGAGCTCCGCGTACAGCGACGTGGTGCCCGCGCCCGAGACACCCGTGGACAGCTCGCCCATGCTGAAGGCACCGCTGAACTCACGCCACAGCGCCGCGCCCTTGCTGCCCGCGTCGTAGCGCAGGTCCCACGCGGCCAGCGCCGCGCAGCCCTGGCGGATGTCGATGACGGTGGAGTTGACCTGCACCGTGGGCACGCCCGTGCAGCGCGCCACGACCTGGTCGCGCAGGAGCTCCGCCGTCATGCCGCGGTTGCTCAGGATGGCGTTCTCCAGCTCCGCCACGGTGAACAGGTGGTCCTCGCCGGACGCGCCGTTCTGCTCGGTGAGCAGCACGGCGTTCATGCGCGTGCGCGGCGATTGGCCCACGCCCTCCAGGCCGTGCATGGGCGAGAAGTTGGTGAGCGGCGCCGCGGGGTTGGCCAGCCAGTAGCTGTCGTTGGCGTTGAAGACGAAGTCGGTGCGGGACAGCTTGGGGATGCCCGCGTAGGGCACGAGGCCGGGGCTGCGCGCGCCAGCGGCGTCACGCCACTCGTTCTCCGGGTTGCTTCCGTCGAGCAGCACCAGGCCCATCTCACGCCAGATGTTGAAGGTCGGCGTGCCCGGCATGTTGGAGGCCGCGCGCCACATCGCGATGGCCTTGTCGCTCAGGTTCGGCGTGGGGGTGGCGTCCGCGTACCAGACCTTGCCGTTCCGGTCCGCGGCCATGGTGTTGACCCAGGGGATGCCCTGCACCTGGGCATACACGTTCTGGAACTCCTCCAGGCTCTTGGCCCGGTTCATCCCCACGAACTGGGAGACGAGCTGGGTGTTGTCCAGGTTGGCGTCGCGGTAGGAGAGCACCGACTGCGCGGTCCACGGCGCCACGTTGGGGATGGCGATGATGGGGCCGTAGTGGCTGCTGTAGAAGCGCTGGGTGATGCTCGTCACGGAGCCTTCCGGCAGCTTCACCAGGACGGTGATGTCGCGGGCGACCATGTCCCGCTCCTCGCCGCCGTACTTGTAGCGGGTGGGCTTGCCCGGCACGAGCTGCAGCCCGTAGAGCGTCATGCGCTGGCCGGACGAGAAGGTGTGCGTCCAGGCCACGTGGTCATTGAAGCCGATGAGCACCGCGGGGACGCCCAGCAGGCCCACGCCGTAGACGTTGAACTCGCCGGGGACGGTGAGGTGGCTCTCCCAGAGCTTGAGCTCGCCCTCCCAGGGGAAGTGCGGGTTGGCCACCACCATGCCGCGCTTGTTGGCCGCGCGGTCCGCGCCGATGGCCCAGCCGTTGCTACCAACGCTGTGGTGCTCCGGACGCTCCACCTTGAAGCTGTCCATCGGCGGGCGACCCACGGTGCTCGCGCCGGTGATGGGCGGCGTGGCCGCGGCGATGGCGAGGATGAGCTGGTAGCTGCTGCCCGCCAGGCCCACGCTGATGTCGTAGGCGAACAGGTCCACCGCGGTGATGGGCTTGACCCAGGGCGCGTTGGTGCAGGGCTTGGGCAGCTTGTCGCCCGGCGTCTCCGTCACATAGCGGTTGAAGCCCGCGACGTAGCCCTGGAACATCTCCTGGATGTCGGTGGGGAGCTTGGGGAAGGCGGCCTCCGCCTTCTCATGGAGCTGGAGGACCCGGTAGCCGAAGTCGCTGCCCACGTACGTGTTGCCGGGGCCCTGGCCCATGTAGCGGGCGCGCTCGCCGCGGACCTTCAGGATCTGGTCCGACAGGATACAGACGTGGTCCTTCGCGAAGGCATAGCCCTGTCCATAGGACAGGCTGGCCATGTTCTTGGCGGTGATGTGGGGGATGCCGTGCGACGTCCGGCGGATGGTGGCCTCGTACTTCGGAGGCTCCTCGGGTGGCAGCTTCGTGCCACCGTCATCATCCTCACCACAGGCCGTGGCGAACGCCAGGCTCAGCCCGGCGAGGAGGGGGAGGTGCCATCGGGTGCGCCCAGACTTCCAGGACGCCCCGCGCGGGGAGAACGCTGCTCGAAAAGTTTTCATGGCGACTCAAGAGCGTAGGGAGTGGCTGATCCACCCGTCAAAAGTTTTCTGAAGATTGACTTTTGCCGGGAGCCTAAAGTCAGACGCACTGCGGCATGAATCGGTGGAGTGGGGGTCGGGGGGAGTGGGCTCAGTGTGCTAGGAGAACGCGGATATGACGACCGAGCAGCCGCGTGCCCGTCGCCCGCGCCGCCACTTCTCGATGATTCGCACCTTCGTGCTCGCCGACTTCGTGACGCTGGGCAACGGCTTCGCGGGGACGGGGGCCATCCTCTCCGCGATGCAGTACCTGGCCACCGGGCGGGAGGTGTGGCTGTGGGTCGCCTTCGGGCTGATGCCGTTGGCGTTGGTGATGGACTTCCTGGACGGACGCATCGCCCGCTGGCGGTTCAAGAAGTCGCCCCTGGGGGCGGACCTGGACTCACTGGCGGACGTCATCTCCTTCGGCATGGCGCCCGCGGCGCTGGCCTTCGCGGTGGGGATGCGGGGGGCGCTGGACGTGGCGGTGCTCCTCTATTTCGTCGCCTGCGGCATCAGCCGGCTGGCGCGCTTCAACGTCACGTCCGCGGAGCTGTCGGACGCGTCGGGGAAGGTGAAGTACTTCGAGGGCACGCCCATCCCCACCAGCCTGGGGCTGGTGCTGGTGCTGGCGGTGGCCACCTGGCAGGGTCGGATTGGCGAGTCGATGTGGGGGGGGGCCTGGGAGTTGGGGCCGCTGGTGTTGCATCCGCTGGTGCTGCTGTACGCGGCCAGCGGCAGCGCGATGATCAGCAAGACGCTGCGCATCCCCAAGATTTGAAGGGGATATCCGCGCCGCTCCCTGACACCCGGATTCGTCCCCGTGGGTGGTTGCTCGCCCAGGAGTGGGTGCCTAGTTTCACCCCCCGAGCCGCTCCAGGTCCTCATGTGAGGCAACGGAGGGGCATGGGTCGATGGGTGTGGGGAAGGGGTGGGGGCCATGACGTGGCGCAGGAGCTTGTGGGCCTTCGCGGTGTTCGGGCTGGTGTTCGGCTGTGCGGACCGTGAGCGCTCGACGCTGGCGGACGGGCGGCTGACGGCGACCCCCGGAGGGATGGACTTCCAGAGAGTCGCCCTCCACGACGCGCGAGAGACGGAGATTTCGCTGCGCAACGTGGGGCGCGCGCGCATCAACGTGAGCGAAGTCTGGGTAGAGGGCCCCGAGGGGGCCTACCTGGCGACCTTCACGGACGAGGGGCCCCACAGCCTGGTGCCTGGCAGTGCCCGCTCGCTTCGCGTGCGCTACACGCCGACGGACGAAGGCGGCCAGGACGCGGTGCTGGTGGTGCGCTCGGATGCGCAGATAGAGCCCCTCCTGCGCGTGCCGCTGTCCGGCAAGGGCGTGGCCGCGTGGGCGCGGGTGTCCCCTGGCGCGCTGGACTTCGGGCGCATCGAGGCGGACTCCACGAAGACACTCACATTGACGTTGGACAATCCGACGGAGCTGCCCGTGGAGGTGATGCCTCGGGTGCTGGGCGCGGACCGCGACGAGTTCGAGGTGTCCCCCATGTCGGTGGCGCCGCGAAGCCGCGCGGAGCTGGCGCTGACGTTCCGGCCGACGCGGGTGGGGCGCAAGCAGGTGGCGCTGGCGGTGTCGCCGTGCCGGGGCTGCGCGGACATGTCCGTGAAGCTGTCGGCCGAGTCGCTCGAGCAGGCGGTGGTGGCGGAGCCTCCCGTGGTGGACTTCGCGGCGGTCCCCGTGGACCGGGACGACATCCGGGAGTCGCGCATCCGCAACGTCAGCACGGAGCCGGTGACGGTGACGGGGCTGACGCTGGATGGCACCGATGCGTCCTTCTCGCAGGCGCAGCCGCTGGTGGCCTTCCCCCTGGTGCTCCAGCCGGGCGAGGTGCGCGGCGTGCAGTTCCGCTACAGCCCGGGGCACATGGGGCCCGCGGAGGACCTGGCCCGCTACCACGTGGCGAGCCGGCGTCACCCCACCACGGATGTGATGCTGCGCGGCTTCGGTGGCGCGGCGGAGCTGTGTGTGTCGCCGGTGGCGCACGACTTCGGCCTGCAGCCGCTGGGCTCCAAGTCGCGGGTCATGGTCAACGTGAAGAACTGCGGCGCCACGAACGCGGGCACGCTGACCATCCAGTCGTTGGAGTGGCGGACGGACCCGACAGGGCCGCTCCAGTTCAACCACGCGCCGCTGGCCACGCCGTACACGCTGCAGCCGGGGCAGGAGGTCAACATCCCGGTCTTCTACGAGCCCACGCGCGCGGGCCGGGCGACGGGGGTGCTGGTGATGATCACCAACGCCTACGCCACGGGCACGGTGGACCTCACCTTCCGGGGCGAGGCACTGGCGCACGCGCCCTGTGAGCTGGCCATCACCCCGGCCGTGGTGGACTTCGGCACCGTGATTCCGGGCCGAGGCGCGGTGCTGGGGGTGAAGCTGGAGAACAAGGGACGGGACATCTGCCCGGTGAAGAACGTCCAGCTCCGCGACAACGGTGGGGGGGTCTTCAGCCTGCCCGGGGGGGGCCTCTTCGGCGTCACCCTCTACCCGGGGGATTGGTTCAGCTTCCAGGTGGCCTTCAACGCGCCGATTCTCGGCGGCTCCTTCACGGGCGAGGCCCAGGTGGAGCAGATGAACCCGGCGAACCCGCTCCTGGTGGTGCCGCTCGTCGCGCAGTCGGAGATGTCCTGCCTGATGGCGTCACCCTGGTACGTGGACTGGGGAGTGGCGCGGCGCGACTGTCCGCCCGAGCCCCGCGAGGTGAACTACCTCAACGCGTGCTCCAGGCCCGTGTCCGTGTCCAGGGTGTGGGTGGGCCCGGGCACCACGGACGGCGAGTTCTCCGTGGGCGGCGTGCCCGCGCCCCAGCCCTTCACGCTCCAGCCGGGCGAGGCCTTCACGGTGGACGTGGAGTACACCGCGCAGGTGTACGGGATGAACCTGTCGCCGCTGTTCGTGAACGCGAGCGACCTCACAGCGCCGTTGCTGGTGCCACTCATTGGCGAATCCTCCAAGCGGATGGAGAAGACGGACACCTTCACCCAGCAGGACGTGAGCAAGGTGGACGTCCTGTTCGTCGTGGACAACACGGCGTCCATGGTGGAGGAGCACCCCCGCCTGGTGGCCGCGGTGCCGTCGTTCGTGGACACGGCGCTCGCCAAGCAGGTGGACCTGCACGTGGCCGTCACGACGACGGGCATCGGCCCCGTGGTGGGGACATGTCCGGGTGGCGCGGACGGAGGCGAGGCGGGCCGCTTCTTCCCCGTGGACAACTCCCAACCGCGCATCCTCACGCACGCGATGGCCGACCTGACGGAGGCGCTCCAGCGGAACGTGCAGGTGGGGCAGTGCGCCCACGTGGAGCAGGGCTTCGAGGCCATGCGGCGCGCGCTGTCTCCGCCCCTGGTGAACAACGCGGATGACCCGCGCACGCCGATGCCTCGCGACGGCAACCTGAGGTTCCTGCGGGACTCGGCGGCGCTGGTCGTCGTCTTCATCGGCGACGAGGACGACCACTCGCCCGACGGCGTGGACACCTACGTGCAGTGGGCGCAGCAGCTCAAGGGGCAGAACCAACCGCAGCGCGCCACGTTCTACGCCATCGCTCCCACGGCGGCGGCGTGTGGCACGGCGGGTGGGGCGGGCACGCGCTACGCGGAGGCCACGGTGCGCACGGGCGGCGAGGTGATGAACGTGTGCGCGGCCAACTACGGCCCGCTGCTGACGGCGGTGGCCAACAAGGCCTTCTCCGCGCAGGACCGCTTCCCGCTGAGCGATGCGCCGGAGCCGGGCACGGTGACGGTGACGGTGAACGGCCAGCCGGCCGTGGGGTGGCGCTACGACGCGCCCACCAACTCCGTCATCTTCACGGCGGTCCCCGCACCGGGGGCCAAGGTGGCCATCACCTACCGGCGCTCCTGCGCCGCCCGGTGAGTGGGGGGAGAGGGCCTCGGATGTGAGCCAGTCGAAGGGCCCTCCATCCGGCCCTCGACGTTCATGTCGGCCCCGGGTGCTACAGGTCTGCTTCCGCCTGTGCGGATGACCAGAAAATTGGAGGGCTCCTCACGGTGTGTACCCTGAGGTCGTACCCGCTCCCGCCGAGGAGGCACCCGGTGATGTCCCCAGACTCCGAAGGAACGACGACGACGAGCGCGGGTGGCTCCTCGCGAGCACGCGCCCAGGGCCTTCGGGTCATCCAGGGCGAGGGCCGCCGCAAGGAAGAGCCGCTCGCCTCCCGGGATGCCGTGGCCCGCGCGCTGATGGAGGCCGGCGCCGACCTGCTGCTCCGGCGCATCACTCCGGCCCGAGCCCAGGAAATCGAGCGTAAGGTGGATCGCGTCCTGGACCTGTTCGACCGGGTGGACCGGGCGCCGGTGCTGATGCCGGTGCTGAAGCGGCACCTGGACGAGCTGGAGGCGCTGATGCGGGAGACCCGCGAGGTCCGAGCCGCTCGCCGGTAGCGCCCCTGGGGGCGAACCGGTTTCGGGGGCACCACAAGGGTTTGACCCCCCTGGCGTGTGGGCTTACGCTCGGGGCTTCGCCGCGCCCGGATTCCAGCAGGCCACGGGCCGTGGAATTTCTCCGTGGGGAGCGGTCGGGCCGCCGTGACCATTGAAACGTATGGCAGGTACCAGCTCCTGAAGCGGCTCGCCATGGGCGGGATGGCGCAGTTGTACCTCGCGCGCCAGCCGGGCCCGGAGGGCTTCGAGAAGCTGGTGGTGGTGAAGCGAATCCTCCCGCACCTCGCGGAGAACGACGACTTCGTCAAGATGTTCCTGGACGAGGCGCGCATCGCGGCGCGGCTCAACCACGCCAACGTCGTGCAGATCTTCGACCTGGGCGCGCAGGACGACTCGTTCTTCATCGCCATGGAATACATCCACGGCGAGGACATGCGCCGGGTGTGGAAGCAGTCGGAGGCCATGGCGCAGCCGGTGCCGGTGCCGCTGGTGTGCCGCATCCTCATCGAGGCCTGCGCGGGCCTGGACTACGCGCACAAGCGCACGGACCCGACGACGGGAAAGCCCCTGGGCATCGTCCACCGCGACGTGTCCCCGCAGAACATCCTCGTGACGTTCGAGGGTGGGGTGAAGGTGGTGGACTTCGGTATCGCCAAGGCGGCGGACCAGGCCACGGTGACGCGCTCCGGAGTGCTGAAGGGCAAGTACTCGTACATGTCGCCGGAGCAGGCGGCGGGGCAGCGGGTGGATTGCCGCGCGGACATCTTCGCGCTGGGCGTGGTGCTGTACGAGCTGCTGACCAGCACGCGGCTGTTCAAGCGGGGCAGCGACATCCAGACGCTCGCGGCGGTGGCCGAGTGCAAGGTGGCTCCGCCGTCGCAGGTGTCCTCGCGGGTGCCGCAGGACCTGGACGCCATCGTGCTCAAGGCGTTGGCGAAGGACCCGGCGGACCGCTACCAGGAGGCCGTGCACCTCCAGCTCGCGTTGGAGGAGTGGCTGAGCGAGCGCAGGCTGCCGTCGTCCACGGCGCATGTCTCCGCGTACATGAAGGAGATCTACGCGGAGCGCCTGGCGTCGGAGGCCCGCTCGGGCGAGCTGCTCTCGGAGGACTCCTCCGACTCCGCGTCCGGTTCGAGCCGGCAGGAGGCGGGCTCACGGCGCACCGGGCTTCGGCCCGCGCTGCCGCGCTCCAGCGGCTCGTCGGAGGGGGAGACGGCGGCGCTGCGTCCGCGAGGCACGGGCAAGACGGGGCGCATCGAGCTGTCGTCGCCGGGGGCCCGGCTGTCGGGGCAGCGCAAGGCGGTGGAGCCGGTTGCGCCGGACAAGACGTCCCGCTCGGGGATGGGCGCGGTGCCGGCGCCGCCTCGGGTGGAGGAGGACGCGCCGACGGTGGATGGGCGCGCCGCTTCGCGCGCGACGCTGACGGACGTGAAGGCCGCGACCGAGCCGAAGCCAGCGGAGGTCCGCGCTCCGACGCGGCCGGTGCCCGTGTTCCACCCCGTGGAAGAGGACGCGCCGACGCTCGCGATGCCGGAGCTGGCGGGGCCGCTGCCCAAGCCGTCGCGGGTGGCGCTGCCGCTGCCCCAGGTGGACGACGACATGGAGGAGGAGGACGCGCCCACGCTGTCGCTGGGCATGTCCCGTCCCGGCCGCAAGAAGCCGGGCGTCGCGCGCCCCGCGGAGCCGCCTCCGGCCGCGTCTCGACTGGGGTGGTGGATTCCCGCCGTGGGCCTGGGCGTCGTCGTGCTGGTGCTGCTGTGGGCTTGGCTGAAGCCGGAGCCCGTGGTGCTGGCCCCGGCGCGGGTGGAGACCGTGCCGTCGGGAGCGCGCGTGGTGTTCGACGGGCAGGAGATGTCGGCGCGCACGCCGCTGACGCTGCCGGAGATGCCCGAGGGCCGCTACTCGCTCGTGCTGTACCGCGAGGGCTACCAGGAGATGCGGACGGAGCTGGAGATCAAGAACTCCGGTCCGGTGCCGCTCGGCGTGTTGAGGTTGGTGCCGGTGGTACAGCGGGCGCCAGCGCCGGAGGCCTCGGCCTCGGAGGCGCCCCAGGCTCCGCCGCCGCCCACGGAGACCGCGCCCGCGGCGAAGGTGCGGCTGCGGGTGGACGCGGAGCCGTCCCGGGCGGTGGTCATCGTGGACGGTCAGCAGCGCGGCGCGGCGCCGGTGGTGCTGGAGGTCGCGCCGGGGGGGGCGCTGGCGGTCCGGGTGGAGGCGGAGAAGTACCGGCCGGGCGAGCGCACGGTGACGGTGGGCTCGGGACCGGAGCAGGTGGAGCGCTTCACGCTGCAGCCCGAGGAGCAGCGGGCGCCGCCGACCGTGCGAGCGCCCAGGCCGGAAGCCCGGGTGGAGTCACGCACGGCGAAGGTGCGCTTCGCGGTGCGCCCCTGGGCTGAAGTCACGTGTGGAGGCAAGAAGCTGGGGGAAACGCCTTTCGAGGAAGTCGAGCTGCGCCTGGGCACCTATGACTGCAAGTTCTTCAATCCGGACCTCAAGAAGACGGTCAGTCGACGTATCGAGGTAAAGCCCATCGAGCTCAACGTGGTGAGCGTGAAGCTGGAATAAGCACATGGTCGGGACGCTCTCGTGACGCTCGTTGCCGGCATGCAGATCGGCAAGTACGTCGTCCGCCGCAAGCTCGCGGAGGGCGGGATGGCGGAGATCTATCTCTGCACCGCCCAGGGCGCCGCGGGCTTCGAGAAGGAGGTCGTCATCAAGCGGGTGCGCTCCTTCCTCGCGAGCGACCCGGAGTTCGTGGGGATGTTCATCGCGGAGGCGCGGCTCGTCTCGCGGCTCAACCACGCGAACGTGGTGCAGATCTTCGACTTCGACCAGCACGAGGACTCGTACTACCTGGCGATGGAGTACGTGCGCGGCTGCTCGCTGTGGGAGCTGCGCCGGCGCTGCAAGGAGATGATGGACCCGGTGCCGCCGATGTTGGTGGCGCACATCGGCGCGGAGGTCGCGCGGGGGCTGCACTACGCGCACCGGCTGAAGGTGGACGGGCATCCGCTGGACCTGGTGCACCGCGACGTCACGCCGCAGAACGTGCTGCTGTCGCATGACGGCGCGGTGAAGCTGACGGACTTCGGCATCGCGAAGGCGGGCAAGAAGCTCACGCAGCCCGGCGTGCTGAAGGGCAAGTTCGCGTACATGTCCCCGGAGCAGGCGCGGGGCGAGGACGTGGACTCGCGCACGGACCTCTTCGCGCTGGGCGTGGTGCTGTGGGAGCTCCTGACGGGCGGGCGGCTGTTCGACGGTGAGTCGGAGCTGGCGGTGCTGCGCGCGGTGCAGCACAGCGTGATTCCGCCCCCGGCCCGCCTCAACCCGGCGGTGCCCGAGGCGCTGGACGCGGTCGTGATGCGCGCCCTGGAGCGAGACCCCGCGGCCCGCTTCCAGACGGCGGGCGAGATGGAGCGTGCCCTGGCGCAGTGTGTGCTGGAGCACGCGACGTCCGTGGACGACACGGACCTGGCCGCGTTCATGCGGCGGCTGTTCCCCGTCAGCCCGACGCAGGCGCTGCCCGCGATTCAGGAGCGCACGCACGTGCTCGGGAATGCGCCCGCGCCCGAGGGCCAGGACAGCGCGCTGCCTCCGTCGCTCAGGGAGCCCACGGCGGTGCTGAAGCCCGGGCGGACGCAGGCGCCCGCGTCGCCGGACGAGGACGTGGACGCGGACACCTTCGTGCTGCCGCGCCGGGGCGAGGAGGTGGAGGGACTGGTGGGGCGGGTGCCCGTGGCGACGCCTCGGATGCCGCTGCCCGCGATGCCGTCATCTCCCGTGGGCCGCGCGAATGCGTCCCTCGCGGAGCCTGGGTCCACGGCGTGGCCGGAGGGTGGGGGGCTCGAGGACTCGATGCGAGCCCCGGCCCGGACCCAGAGCCGGCCCGGGGGTGTCCCGGCCGTGCCCGAGCCCGCGCTCGTGGACGAGGCCGCGCGGCAGGTCGAGCCGACGAAGGTCGGGCGCACCAAGAGCCAGTCGAAACGCCCGGTCGAGCCGTCGCCCGAGTCGGTGGTGCGAGACCCCGCGGAGGCCGCACTCTCGTCGGAGGAGGGCGCTCCTTCCCCCTCGTCGGAGGAGGCCGGGAAGGTCTCGGTCTGGAGCAACCCCTGGGCGAAGGGGCTGACCGCGGGCCTGTGCCTGTCGCTCGCCGCCGCGGCCGTCGTCGTGTACCGCTTCGACTCGGGGCCCAAGCCGCTCCCCCCGTCTCGGACCTCGGTGGGGACGCCTTCGTCTCCGGAGCCCGTCGCTCCGACCGCTGTCGCGCGGGGCGCAGGCGGCGGCAATGTCCAGGACACGACAGTTCCCGCCGTGAAGCCACCGGAGCAGGGGACGGCCTCCGCGCAGGACCCCGCCGACTCCGAGGCCGAGGTGGAGGGGCTCAAGCGTGAGGCCGTGCTCGCCACGCCTCCGAAGTCCGCCGAGGAGGGCGCCTCGCAGCAGCCCGCGCGCCAGGCCGCCGCCAATCCCACCGGGCTGCTGGTGGTGAAGGCCACGCCCTACGCGACGGTCTTCCTCGATGGTCGTCGCCTCGGAGAGGTCTCCGGCCGGGCCTCTTTCAAGGTCGCCCCCGGCACCTACAAGCTGCTCTTCAACCACCCCGCGGGCGACAAGCGCTTCGACGTCACCATCACCGAAGGCACCACGGTGACGCGCGAGTTCCGCCCGCCCCGAAGCCGCTGAGCCCCGCGCCGTCCGGCGCACCGCCACCCCGTTGCTGATGTTCACGCGTTGACACCGCCAGACCCTGGAGGTCGAGTCACGCCCTGGGGTGTCTCCGACACCCGTTTCGTCTCACGCTCTCAG
This window contains:
- the pssA gene encoding CDP-diacylglycerol--serine O-phosphatidyltransferase, with amino-acid sequence MTTEQPRARRPRRHFSMIRTFVLADFVTLGNGFAGTGAILSAMQYLATGREVWLWVAFGLMPLALVMDFLDGRIARWRFKKSPLGADLDSLADVISFGMAPAALAFAVGMRGALDVAVLLYFVACGISRLARFNVTSAELSDASGKVKYFEGTPIPTSLGLVLVLAVATWQGRIGESMWGGAWELGPLVLHPLVLLYAASGSAMISKTLRIPKI
- a CDS encoding serine/threonine-protein kinase; the encoded protein is MTIETYGRYQLLKRLAMGGMAQLYLARQPGPEGFEKLVVVKRILPHLAENDDFVKMFLDEARIAARLNHANVVQIFDLGAQDDSFFIAMEYIHGEDMRRVWKQSEAMAQPVPVPLVCRILIEACAGLDYAHKRTDPTTGKPLGIVHRDVSPQNILVTFEGGVKVVDFGIAKAADQATVTRSGVLKGKYSYMSPEQAAGQRVDCRADIFALGVVLYELLTSTRLFKRGSDIQTLAAVAECKVAPPSQVSSRVPQDLDAIVLKALAKDPADRYQEAVHLQLALEEWLSERRLPSSTAHVSAYMKEIYAERLASEARSGELLSEDSSDSASGSSRQEAGSRRTGLRPALPRSSGSSEGETAALRPRGTGKTGRIELSSPGARLSGQRKAVEPVAPDKTSRSGMGAVPAPPRVEEDAPTVDGRAASRATLTDVKAATEPKPAEVRAPTRPVPVFHPVEEDAPTLAMPELAGPLPKPSRVALPLPQVDDDMEEEDAPTLSLGMSRPGRKKPGVARPAEPPPAASRLGWWIPAVGLGVVVLVLLWAWLKPEPVVLAPARVETVPSGARVVFDGQEMSARTPLTLPEMPEGRYSLVLYREGYQEMRTELEIKNSGPVPLGVLRLVPVVQRAPAPEASASEAPQAPPPPTETAPAAKVRLRVDAEPSRAVVIVDGQQRGAAPVVLEVAPGGALAVRVEAEKYRPGERTVTVGSGPEQVERFTLQPEEQRAPPTVRAPRPEARVESRTAKVRFAVRPWAEVTCGGKKLGETPFEEVELRLGTYDCKFFNPDLKKTVSRRIEVKPIELNVVSVKLE
- a CDS encoding penicillin acylase family protein, whose translation is MKTFRAAFSPRGASWKSGRTRWHLPLLAGLSLAFATACGEDDDGGTKLPPEEPPKYEATIRRTSHGIPHITAKNMASLSYGQGYAFAKDHVCILSDQILKVRGERARYMGQGPGNTYVGSDFGYRVLQLHEKAEAAFPKLPTDIQEMFQGYVAGFNRYVTETPGDKLPKPCTNAPWVKPITAVDLFAYDISVGLAGSSYQLILAIAAATPPITGASTVGRPPMDSFKVERPEHHSVGSNGWAIGADRAANKRGMVVANPHFPWEGELKLWESHLTVPGEFNVYGVGLLGVPAVLIGFNDHVAWTHTFSSGQRMTLYGLQLVPGKPTRYKYGGEERDMVARDITVLVKLPEGSVTSITQRFYSSHYGPIIAIPNVAPWTAQSVLSYRDANLDNTQLVSQFVGMNRAKSLEEFQNVYAQVQGIPWVNTMAADRNGKVWYADATPTPNLSDKAIAMWRAASNMPGTPTFNIWREMGLVLLDGSNPENEWRDAAGARSPGLVPYAGIPKLSRTDFVFNANDSYWLANPAAPLTNFSPMHGLEGVGQSPRTRMNAVLLTEQNGASGEDHLFTVAELENAILSNRGMTAELLRDQVVARCTGVPTVQVNSTVIDIRQGCAALAAWDLRYDAGSKGAALWREFSGAFSMGELSTGVSGAGTTSLYAELFDAARPIQTPRGLKAAPTDGSADSVLVALANAVYRLNLAKIPVDAPLGQSQYSTRVDGKRIPIHGGGAYDGTANIVSWGTLKSTTPDSDFSAVRGTNLINSRTNLTDAGYVINNGSSFIMAMEFTEKGVNGRAVLTYSQSSDKASPYFADQTELFSNKQWRPIVFTEEAITAAKVDEVTISGN
- a CDS encoding serine/threonine protein kinase; translation: MTLVAGMQIGKYVVRRKLAEGGMAEIYLCTAQGAAGFEKEVVIKRVRSFLASDPEFVGMFIAEARLVSRLNHANVVQIFDFDQHEDSYYLAMEYVRGCSLWELRRRCKEMMDPVPPMLVAHIGAEVARGLHYAHRLKVDGHPLDLVHRDVTPQNVLLSHDGAVKLTDFGIAKAGKKLTQPGVLKGKFAYMSPEQARGEDVDSRTDLFALGVVLWELLTGGRLFDGESELAVLRAVQHSVIPPPARLNPAVPEALDAVVMRALERDPAARFQTAGEMERALAQCVLEHATSVDDTDLAAFMRRLFPVSPTQALPAIQERTHVLGNAPAPEGQDSALPPSLREPTAVLKPGRTQAPASPDEDVDADTFVLPRRGEEVEGLVGRVPVATPRMPLPAMPSSPVGRANASLAEPGSTAWPEGGGLEDSMRAPARTQSRPGGVPAVPEPALVDEAARQVEPTKVGRTKSQSKRPVEPSPESVVRDPAEAALSSEEGAPSPSSEEAGKVSVWSNPWAKGLTAGLCLSLAAAAVVVYRFDSGPKPLPPSRTSVGTPSSPEPVAPTAVARGAGGGNVQDTTVPAVKPPEQGTASAQDPADSEAEVEGLKREAVLATPPKSAEEGASQQPARQAAANPTGLLVVKATPYATVFLDGRRLGEVSGRASFKVAPGTYKLLFNHPAGDKRFDVTITEGTTVTREFRPPRSR
- a CDS encoding choice-of-anchor D domain-containing protein, whose translation is MTWRRSLWAFAVFGLVFGCADRERSTLADGRLTATPGGMDFQRVALHDARETEISLRNVGRARINVSEVWVEGPEGAYLATFTDEGPHSLVPGSARSLRVRYTPTDEGGQDAVLVVRSDAQIEPLLRVPLSGKGVAAWARVSPGALDFGRIEADSTKTLTLTLDNPTELPVEVMPRVLGADRDEFEVSPMSVAPRSRAELALTFRPTRVGRKQVALAVSPCRGCADMSVKLSAESLEQAVVAEPPVVDFAAVPVDRDDIRESRIRNVSTEPVTVTGLTLDGTDASFSQAQPLVAFPLVLQPGEVRGVQFRYSPGHMGPAEDLARYHVASRRHPTTDVMLRGFGGAAELCVSPVAHDFGLQPLGSKSRVMVNVKNCGATNAGTLTIQSLEWRTDPTGPLQFNHAPLATPYTLQPGQEVNIPVFYEPTRAGRATGVLVMITNAYATGTVDLTFRGEALAHAPCELAITPAVVDFGTVIPGRGAVLGVKLENKGRDICPVKNVQLRDNGGGVFSLPGGGLFGVTLYPGDWFSFQVAFNAPILGGSFTGEAQVEQMNPANPLLVVPLVAQSEMSCLMASPWYVDWGVARRDCPPEPREVNYLNACSRPVSVSRVWVGPGTTDGEFSVGGVPAPQPFTLQPGEAFTVDVEYTAQVYGMNLSPLFVNASDLTAPLLVPLIGESSKRMEKTDTFTQQDVSKVDVLFVVDNTASMVEEHPRLVAAVPSFVDTALAKQVDLHVAVTTTGIGPVVGTCPGGADGGEAGRFFPVDNSQPRILTHAMADLTEALQRNVQVGQCAHVEQGFEAMRRALSPPLVNNADDPRTPMPRDGNLRFLRDSAALVVVFIGDEDDHSPDGVDTYVQWAQQLKGQNQPQRATFYAIAPTAAACGTAGGAGTRYAEATVRTGGEVMNVCAANYGPLLTAVANKAFSAQDRFPLSDAPEPGTVTVTVNGQPAVGWRYDAPTNSVIFTAVPAPGAKVAITYRRSCAAR